The genomic stretch TACTCGATTTAGGCACATGTTGTGGCCGTTGTGTGCCTGAAGCACGTAGTATTATCAATAGTGAACTTGCAGAATTGGCTGCTCGACTTTCAGTTGCCGCCTGAAAATATTTAACAAGTTTAGTTGATTATTCAAACACTCATTATTATAAATAAATAGCTGAAGCTTGCTCATTACTTACTCAAAAAATCAATCCCGCTATGTTATCGCCGTATAAATTCCTCATTTCCTTCAAACTCAATGGCTTTTGATTTCGATTTTCATTTGCCGTTCAATAAACCACTCGCTCATAACGCCCAACTTGGTTAGTATGGCTGCATCTTGCCTTAAATTGTTAAGGCTAAAATCGGTTTACGGAGCTGCACCCATGAAAGGCAATCGTGATGTTATTAATCAATTAAATCAGGTGCTCTACCACCACCTCACTGCGATTAACCAATATTTCCTACATTCTCGTATGTTTAATGATTGGGGCATTGAGCAACTCGGTAGTGCTGAATACAAAGAATCTATTCGTCAAATGAAACATGCAGATAAGATTATTGCACGGGTGCTGTTTTTAGAAGGTCTACCCAATCTGCAACATCTTGGCAAACTCTACATTGGCCAACATACCGCTGAAGTTTTAAATTGTGATGTGCGTAAAGTAAAAGAAAATATTGAAGCACTGCAAATCACGGTGAAACTCGCAGAAGAAAAGCTCGACTATGTAACTCGTGATTTGGTACAAGAAATTCTAGAAAAAGAAGAAGAATACTGGGATTGGCTCACCACCCAACTCGATCTAACCGCTGCAGTCGGCATTGAAAACTATATTCAAAGCCAAATCTAAGCTACAAATGCTGTAGTGTGATGCAATAAAAAAATCCCGTACGTTATTTATAACCTACGGGATTTTTTTATTGCATTCCTTCATACAGAAACTAAGGTGTAGAAGCTACAGATACCTCAATCAAGTCAGCATATTGCTTGGTTTGACCATGTAGTTCTTTTAAGATCCAAAGTTGATGCTCTGCTTCGGCTTTTTTACCGTTAAAGGCTAAGACTCTTGCATATTTTAAGATATCAGAGCTAGAGGCTGAATTCGCGACCACCCGTTTAAAGTGTTGGAGCTCAGTCTCTGACAACTGACTACGTGGATCAAGTTGAATCCAGCGTAAGCGATCTTTAAATTGAGTGAGCACCCAAATCTGCTCCTGCATCTCCAATTGTTCTTCCGCATTTAATTGTTTTTTATACGCCAAACCATTTTGATAGCGATATAAATGATAATCGTGGTAAACAACAGAGACGAAGATTATCCCCACCACAACAAACAAGCGGAGTAGATTTGGGGGAACGTCAATACTTGGTAAACGTGGATACTGTGCCTGAATCATGCCGAGCAAAAAGCCCATCGGCAACAGGAAATAAGCATAGTGAATCGGAAACTCAAGCAAGGCATGAATCAAAATTGCACTGACCATCAACATGGCAATAATCGAAACACTTTCTTTGGCGCCTTTATTGAGCCAATACAACCAACCTGTCAAATAAAGTAAAATCAATGCGCCAATCGGAATCCCATTCCAGATCAATAGATCCAGCACCACATTATGCGCACTCTTATACCATTCATGTGATGGATACAGATCAAAGGCTGCAATTTGCGCCATGCCTGTTTGATTCCAGCCATAGCCAAACCATGGCTGCTGACCAATCGCCACCAAGCCTTGTGTCCACATATCAAAACGCAAATAGCCCGAAGAGGCACGTTGCACCACCGATGAGGTACTAATCACCTGCTGATGTGAGAATGACTCAATCAAGCTATTGATATACGGCAGTAAAAAAATCATCCCCACAAATATACCGACCCAAGCCAAACATTGCAGCATGCTCAAACGCTTAGAACGGTTAAAGGATTTAATCCCCCAATAGCCCAAGATAAACAATGCCACCACCCATGAAGTACGTGATTGGGTCAGTACAATGGTAAAAATTAGAACCAAGCTAATAGGAATCAGTGCAATTTTCGGGCAAAGTCTTTTTTCATATAAATACAGACATGCCAAGACACTCATGGTAAGAAAAGTGGCTAAATTATTGGGTTGCGCAAAGTTGGCATAAGGACGATTACCCTTTAGGTAATTCATAAAGGGTGCAAAATAGCCAATTAAATGCAGCCATTGCAACACCGCAATCAAACTGGATAACAGCCCAACAGCAATTAACAGTAGGCAAAAACGTTTAAACAAGGTTTCGCGTGCTGCTGGATTGAGCGATAGGTTATAACCCGCCACAATCATCAGCCAAAAGGACAGCAGATAACCTGTAGTGAGCAAAGCATTACTTAAGTAAAGCACCTGTCCAAAGGCCAATTGCAGCAATGGAATCAGTAACACCCAAGCCACAAGCCATTGTGGTTTTGCAACTTTAAAGGGTTGCTTGATAAAGGCTCCAAGTAAACTAAACGCCGCGCCAAAAGTCAGCAGCTCACTACCAAAAGTAGTCCACGGGGTTTTATGAAACGGGAGTAACCACGCTGCAGCAAGCAGTAAGGCGGAGAGAAGTACAAAAAAGGCTCTCATAAGACCACAATAAAAAAAGGATGCCTATTATATACAGCGTTTTCAGCCTTTGCCGAATTGATAACATTTTTAAGCTTCAACAAACTAAAAGAGGCATGCTGCCTCTTTTAGTTATGCTTTAAGTGATTGTGCTATAGCGCTTGAAACTATGACTTAGTTAAATTAAGTTATGGACTCGCTTTTACTGGAAGTGGAGTTGGAGTTCCTTTACTACAGGTTTTTGGTAAGAACTTTGCATCTATTCCAGGTGATGTACATTCCCACTTATTCACACCACCATTACTTCTCAAATCAAGCCTTAAGACTCCGCCTTTAACCTCCACTGCTACATTCTCTGTCTTAAATGTAGCAATAATGGAACATCCACCAGCAGCAACGGGTGCCCCGCCTGTTACAACGGATGCGACAAACTGTGTAGTAATTTCAGGTGCTATACCATATTTAGCAGCGTCTGCTGGAGTAGTGTTGTTCACACACACTCCGTCATTAGCAAAGGCCTCCGTCATCAGTATTTTTAATCCCCCTGCCACATTTAATGCGTCAGCAACCTGAGTACGTGCAATATAGTTTTGATAAGCCGGAATGGCAAAGGCTGCCAAAATACCAATGATCGCGACCACGATCATCAGTTCGATGAGTGAGAAACCCTTTTGAATTGTTTGCATAGAATTATCCTCTACCTTGATGGATGAATAGTGTTGAATGCTTATGATGGGTAATGGATCAAGCTCGGCTGAAAACTAAATCCACACTAGAGTAAATTATTTTATTTGTTAATTTTTTCTAAACAATTAATATTTTTTTATAGACCGATAAGCGTCACAAATGAAAAAAAACTGACAAAATTTGTCAGTTTTAAATTGAACTTAAATATTACGTATTTAGCTGAGAATAATCGGAAGGTCTAACAGTTCATTCTGTTTGGCAATCTCTGGATGCTGATCAAAGGCATTGAAAATTTTGCCTATTTCAACAATGGCTGTAGATACTGCCGCACGGTAGTCTTTATTTTTAAGCCCAATCAGTAGATCAGCACACAATTGATCCCAACACTGTTGTGAGGTCAATTGCTGGATGCCACGGTCGATTACAATCTCGACTTTCTGCTCACAGAGATTGAGGTAGAGCAACACCCCACTGTTATATTCGGTGTCCCATACCCCAAGCTCAGCAAATAGCTGCTCAGCCCTTAACCGAGTATCCATGTGATAGGCCACTCGACTGGGCATTGCCCCTTCGATCACCACTTGTATTTCACCAACATGGCCTTGTTCAGCCTGCTGCACCACATCGGCAATCGCCAATTGATCCGCTTTGGAAAAATAGCGCTTACTGGCAGGTAAATAGCAAACATGCTTTAACCAACGCTTTACGCTCGGTTGCACCTGATCTGGCAGTTTGGGTGTCGTGACAATTGTTGTCGTTTCAGTTTTCGTTACCATGAGCCTGATGCCCCTCCACCGCCAAAGCGTCCACCACCACCGCCATAACCACCGCTGCTTCCACCACCACGGCCTCCACCGCCTCCACCACGACCTGAGAGCACCGCCTGTAAGATCAGTTGCGCCAGAGGTGTGACAATTAGGAAAAATAAGCCAAAACCAACCAATAAACTGGTGATAAAGCCCGAACCGTAAATCATTCCAGCGGCAAAGCCTGTGACACCAGACGTTGCAGCACTGACTTTTTTACCGACCGCCATTGAGGCAAAAGTCCCAATAAAAAAGATCACAAGACCAGTGCTCATGATCTTATCTTTGGCCTTTTGCTCACTCACTGCTTGTTGCTGACGTTGCTGTAATTCTTCTGCGGCTTGCTTGGCAATTTGTGGATCCAAATTGAGAATTTGTTCAATTTCACTTAAGGCTTGTTGTATACCCAATGCAAATTGACCTTGTTTAAATGCAGGTGTAACTTGATTTCTAATAATCTGCCCCACCACAATATCGGGCAGTACACCTTCAAGGCCATAGCCTGTCGCAATATGAATGCGACGATCATCTACTGCCACGGCAATCACCACACCATTGTCGGTCTTATTAGAACCCAGTTTCCACTGCTCCCCAACACGCATGGCGAAATCAAAAATACTTTCTGGCCCCGTACTGCGCACAATCACAATCCCAACTTGTGCTTTACCCTGCTGATAAAGCTGCAATATCTGCTGACTCAGCTGTTGCTTTTCTGCAGGGCTAAGAATATTGGCTTGATCGATGATGGGACTATTTAAATTGGATAAGGTGACTAAACTGTCACTGCCTGCTGTATTGGCAACGTCAGTTGAGGCTACATCTAACGAGGTATTTGCTTGTCGCTGATCTGCTAGATGCGCATTTTGTACCGCACCTGCTGTAATATCTGATTCAGCCTGTACCGACAGTTGCAGGCTGAAAAATAGCATGAAGACAAGTACCAATCGCACCATCAGGTTCACTTGACGCACAAGAAATTGAGTAAAATCTGACATTAATTCATCCTTATTTTACTTGTGATGCATGCTATAGACTTATTCAAACTGCACGGTTGGGGCTTTGTCTGCACCACTTTCCGCTTGGAAGTTTGGCTTGGCTTTCATACCAATCACTTTAGCAGTCATGACTTGCGGGAACTGGCGAACATAGGTGTTGTAATCTTGCACCGTGCTAATGTAGCGGGTACGCGCTACTCCAATACGATTTTCAGTACCTTCAAGCTGGATCTGCAAATCACGGAATTGCTCATTGGCTTTTAAGTCCGGATAGTTTTCACTCACCGCCAACAGACGTGACAATGCGCCCGACATTTGTGCTTGTGCTTGTTGATACTTCTGAAACAGTTCTGGATCTTCGAGTACTTCTTTATCGACTTTAATGCCTGCAACATTGGCACGCGCCTCAGTGACTTCAGTCAGAACCGTTTGCTCATGCTTGGCATAACCTTTCACCACGTTGACTAAGTTGGGTACCAAGTCTGTCCGACGTTGATATTGGTTTTGCACTTCAGACCACGATGCAATCACCGCCTCATCTTTGGCTTGTAAGGTGTTATAACCACAGCCAGAGAAAATCAGTGTACTACTCAACGTCATGGTCAATACGGCTTTCTTGATCAAGTTCATCTCATCGTCCCCAAAGTATTTGCTTGTATTTATTCAGATTAAAAAGATTTTAACCTATAGATTCTAACGAAAAGATCTAAAAGTTTTGTTTCATTTCTGCGTCATCAAAGTCCAGCATTGTTTAACTTTTCCCACAGCAGATGTGATCTGCCATCCCCATCTTATATCACATCGGCATCTCAATCTAATGTTGACATAGCTGTCTCTGATCACGGTAAGGCCATGGGTTAACCTGCTCATGATTCAAATATAACCTACAAATAAACAAATCTTGCGCACACAAAAAAGCCACCCTGAGGTGGCTTCAATCTTTTGGTTTAGAGCTGTCTAAATATTTTCAAGCTTTAATTTAGGCTTGATCTTCGTCTTCACGCTCA from Acinetobacter pullicarnis encodes the following:
- a CDS encoding PglL family O-oligosaccharyltransferase, which produces MRAFFVLLSALLLAAAWLLPFHKTPWTTFGSELLTFGAAFSLLGAFIKQPFKVAKPQWLVAWVLLIPLLQLAFGQVLYLSNALLTTGYLLSFWLMIVAGYNLSLNPAARETLFKRFCLLLIAVGLLSSLIAVLQWLHLIGYFAPFMNYLKGNRPYANFAQPNNLATFLTMSVLACLYLYEKRLCPKIALIPISLVLIFTIVLTQSRTSWVVALFILGYWGIKSFNRSKRLSMLQCLAWVGIFVGMIFLLPYINSLIESFSHQQVISTSSVVQRASSGYLRFDMWTQGLVAIGQQPWFGYGWNQTGMAQIAAFDLYPSHEWYKSAHNVVLDLLIWNGIPIGALILLYLTGWLYWLNKGAKESVSIIAMLMVSAILIHALLEFPIHYAYFLLPMGFLLGMIQAQYPRLPSIDVPPNLLRLFVVVGIIFVSVVYHDYHLYRYQNGLAYKKQLNAEEQLEMQEQIWVLTQFKDRLRWIQLDPRSQLSETELQHFKRVVANSASSSDILKYARVLAFNGKKAEAEHQLWILKELHGQTKQYADLIEVSVASTP
- the bfr gene encoding heteropolymeric bacterioferritin subunit Bfr — translated: MKGNRDVINQLNQVLYHHLTAINQYFLHSRMFNDWGIEQLGSAEYKESIRQMKHADKIIARVLFLEGLPNLQHLGKLYIGQHTAEVLNCDVRKVKENIEALQITVKLAEEKLDYVTRDLVQEILEKEEEYWDWLTTQLDLTAAVGIENYIQSQI
- a CDS encoding pilin; its protein translation is MQTIQKGFSLIELMIVVAIIGILAAFAIPAYQNYIARTQVADALNVAGGLKILMTEAFANDGVCVNNTTPADAAKYGIAPEITTQFVASVVTGGAPVAAGGCSIIATFKTENVAVEVKGGVLRLDLRSNGGVNKWECTSPGIDAKFLPKTCSKGTPTPLPVKASP
- a CDS encoding TPM domain-containing protein, which produces MSDFTQFLVRQVNLMVRLVLVFMLFFSLQLSVQAESDITAGAVQNAHLADQRQANTSLDVASTDVANTAGSDSLVTLSNLNSPIIDQANILSPAEKQQLSQQILQLYQQGKAQVGIVIVRSTGPESIFDFAMRVGEQWKLGSNKTDNGVVIAVAVDDRRIHIATGYGLEGVLPDIVVGQIIRNQVTPAFKQGQFALGIQQALSEIEQILNLDPQIAKQAAEELQQRQQQAVSEQKAKDKIMSTGLVIFFIGTFASMAVGKKVSAATSGVTGFAAGMIYGSGFITSLLVGFGLFFLIVTPLAQLILQAVLSGRGGGGGGRGGGSSGGYGGGGGRFGGGGASGSW
- a CDS encoding TPM domain-containing protein, which translates into the protein MVTKTETTTIVTTPKLPDQVQPSVKRWLKHVCYLPASKRYFSKADQLAIADVVQQAEQGHVGEIQVVIEGAMPSRVAYHMDTRLRAEQLFAELGVWDTEYNSGVLLYLNLCEQKVEIVIDRGIQQLTSQQCWDQLCADLLIGLKNKDYRAAVSTAIVEIGKIFNAFDQHPEIAKQNELLDLPIILS
- a CDS encoding bacterioferritin-associated ferredoxin codes for the protein MYVCLCRGITDQDIQEAVANGAESYREIRDLLDLGTCCGRCVPEARSIINSELAELAARLSVAA
- a CDS encoding LemA family protein, producing MNLIKKAVLTMTLSSTLIFSGCGYNTLQAKDEAVIASWSEVQNQYQRRTDLVPNLVNVVKGYAKHEQTVLTEVTEARANVAGIKVDKEVLEDPELFQKYQQAQAQMSGALSRLLAVSENYPDLKANEQFRDLQIQLEGTENRIGVARTRYISTVQDYNTYVRQFPQVMTAKVIGMKAKPNFQAESGADKAPTVQFE